The DNA segment CGCATGAACATCCTGGGCGGCGATTACTGGATCAAGTTCCTCCAGCGCTTTCTGCCCGAACTGCCCATTATCGTGACCAGCGGCTTTTTGCGCCCCGAGTTCGAGATACCCTACGAGGTCATGTACAAACCCTTTGACTACAACGAGCTCGAACAGCACATCCTGGCAATGCTTGCCTGACCACCCACCGTCGTATCCGGATTCCGGAACATGAACAAAAAAAGCTGCCGTCCCGCGGGACCGGCAGCTTTTTTTTACGGGACCGTGTGCCGCAGCACACGGTTCACCACGGATAGCGGGGCGCTCGTGCGCTCCGCTTACCCTGTTGCAGAAACCTTAGCGGCTTACGCTGTAGAAGGCTGCCATACCGGGATACTCGGCGATATCCTCCAGCATGTCCTCGATGCGCAGCAGCTGGTTGTACTTGGCCAGACGATCAGAGCGGCTCATCGAACCGGTCTTGATCTGCCCGGTGCCCAGACCAACCACCAGGTCGGCAATAAAGGCATCCTCGGTCTCGCCCGAGCGGTGGCTTACGATCGCGGTGTAGCCGGCACGCTTGGCCATCTCTACCGCCTCGAAGGTCTCGGTCAGGGTGCCGATCTGGTTAACCTTGATCAGGATCGAGTTGGCAATCCCTTTCTCGATACCGGTCGACAGGCGCTTGGTGTTGGTAACAAACAGGTCGTCACCAACCAGCTGTACCTTGTCACCGATCTTGTCGGTGAGTGCCTTCCAGCCGTCCCAGTCGTTCTCGTCCATGCCGTCCTCGATCGAGATGATCGGGTACTTGCCAGCCCAGTCAGCCCAGTAGGAAGCCATTTCCTCGCTGGACAGCTCGCGACCGTCGGACTTCTTGAAGATGTATTTCTTCTTGTCGGCGTCGTAAAACTCGCTGGCAGCCGGATCCAGGGCAATATACACATCCTCACCGGGCTTGTAGCCGGCCTTGGTGATTGCTTCCAGGATAACCTCTACTGCTTCTTCGTTGGACTTCAGGTTCGGGGCAAAACCGCCCTCGTCGCCAACGGCGGTGCTGTAGCCGCGGCCCTTCAGAACAGCCTTCAGGTTGTGGAAGATCTCGGCAGTCATGCGCAGCGCGCCGCGGAAATCCTCGGCACCAACCGGCATTACCATGAACTCCTGGAAATCTACCGAGTTGTCGGCATGCGAACCACCGTTGATGATGTTAGCCATCGGCACCGGCAGGGTACAGGCCTTGTAGGCGCCCAGGTACTTGAACAGCGGCAGACCCAGGTGGTCGGCAGCAGCACGGGCAACAGCCATGCTGACACCCAGCATCGCGTTGGCGCCCAGCTTGCCCTTGTTCTCGGTACCGTCAAGCTCAATCAGGGTGCGGTCCAGGGCAACCTGGTCCAGAGCATCCATGCCCTCAATCTCGGCCGCGATAATGTCGTTTACATTCTCGACTGCTTTCAGCACACCCTTGCCCATGTAGCGGCTCTTGTCGCCGTCACGAAGCTCAACTGCCTCGTGCTCACCGGTTGATGCCCCGGAGGGGACAGCAGCGCGGCCGAATGAACCGTCTTCCAGCACTACATCTACTTCTACGGTCGGGTTACCACGGGAATCCAGTATCTCCCGGGCCTCGACGTATTCAATCATGCTCATAGTTACTCCTTAATCGATAGGATTTGTACGATTACACTATGCGAATATGGGCAGGCATTGTCAAGGTCGCCAGTATGGAACTACAATACCCTTGAATGCGGTACTCACGACTGTTTACCAGAACCATGCGCCACACCCCCCGGGAGGTTCAGGCTCCCAGCCACCAGCTGCTGCTGCGCGGCGGGTATATCCGCCAGATCGGCCATGGGCTGTTCGGCTATCTGCCGCTGGGGCAGCGGGTGGTGCAGAACATAAAGCGCCTGATCCGCGCCGAGATGGAGCGCCTGGAGGGCAATGAGATCTCGGTTCCGCTGGTGAACCCCCGGGAAATCTGGGAAAGCAGCGGCAGGATCGAGCTGGTCGGGCGTGATCTGGTGCAGTTCAGCGATGCCGCCGGGCGCGGGCTGGTGCTGGCGCCCACCCACGAAGAGGCCGTGGTAGAGATGGTCCGCAGTTCGCTTACCTCCTATCGGGATCTGCCGCTGTTTGTGTATCAGTTTCAGCAGAAGTACCGCGACGAACGCCGCGCCCGCCACGGGCTGCTGCGGCTGCACGAATTCCTTATGAAGGACGGCTATTCCTTTCACCGCAACTTCTCGGATCTGAACAACTTTTTTCCGCGGGTTTTCGCGGCATACGAGCGTATCTTCCGGGCCTGCGGGCTGAATGTGGTCCCGGTCGAGGCCGGGGTAGGCTTTATGGGCGGCGAGCGTGCCTACGAGTTCCATGTGGCCTCACCTATCGGGGATGATGTAATTATCCGCTGCGAGGGCTGCGGCTACACCGCCAATCGCGAGGTTGCGGTCGGGCACAAGCCCAGCTACGGGGGGACCCCGCGACCCATGGAAACCGTGGATACCCCCGGCTGCGACAGCATGCAGAAGCTCAGCCGCTATCTGGATCTGCCGCGCCACAGCCTGGCCAAGTCCATGATGTTCCGCACCGCGCGGCATCTGGTTATGGCTGTCGTCCGGGCCGATTTCCAGGTCAGCGTGGAAAAGCTCCGGCAGGCATCCGGCGAGGCAATCCTCGGTATGGCCCGGCCGGCCGACCTGCGCAGCGCCGGCCTGGTTCCGGGGTACTTTTCGCCCATCGGCCTGGAGCAGGAGCTTATCGTGGTGGTGGATGATGCGGTTGCCAACACCCCCAACCTGGTATTCGGCGCCAACGAGCCGGAACGTCACCATATCAACATCAACTTCGGCCGCGACTACGAAGCCTGCCGTGTGGCCGACATCTCGCGGATTACCCGTCGCCACTCCTGCCAGCACTGCGGCGGCGAGCTGCATGAGCAAAGTACCGTCGAGCTGGGGAACATCTTCCGGCTGGGCACCTTTTATTCCGAGCGAATGGGGTTGGAGATCCAGGAAGAGCACAGCAAGCGGGTCTATCCCTATATGGGATCCTACGGGATCGGTATCGATCGCCTGCTGGCCGCCGTGGTAGAGCAGTACCACGACCGGCGCGGGATTGCCTGGCCGTTCGAGCTGGCGCCGTATCCCGGCTATCTGATCTCGCTGGGGCGATCCCTGCGGGTGCGCGAGTTCACCGAGATGCTTCACCGCGAACTGGGGGACCTGGTGCTGTACGATGATCGCGGCGACTCTATCTCCAGCAAGATGAAGGACGCCGAGCTGCTGGGTATACCCTATATCCTGGTGGTGTCGCCTGACTCGATCGCCAGCGGCATGGTAGAGGTGATCGAGCGCTCCGGCGGGGGCTCCAAGAAGATCCCCCCCGCGCAGCTGGAGGAGATCCTTACCAGCAAGGACGGATTCCGCAATGCAGTTTGATCTTACTCCCGAGCTGATCGATCAGCTGTTGTTTGCCATGGAGAATCAGGAAGACGAGTTTGTGCTGGATGCAGAGCTCTCGCTGGTGGTGCCGCTGCATCAGCTGCCGGACATCGACGCCCCCGATGAGCAGCGCTTCTACGCCATTCCCGCCTGGCGGCCTGCCGACGGGTTTCGTACCATGGAGGCATTCTGTGCCCAGCTGCATAATCCCGTGTACCGCGAGCGCCTGTTCGAGATACTCAGCTCCGGGCGCAGGGTGTTCCGGCGTTTCAAGGACGTTCTGCGCGAGCGCCCTGCGCTGGAGCAGCGCTGGAAACAGTTCAAGCTCCGCACCATGAAGCGCGCCCTGCATGCCTGGTACGACAGCCTGCGTGATGCCTGGGGGCTGGAGCGTCTGGGCGACGAGCCGGAATGTGATGAGGAGCTGATCCATACCGAGTTCTCGCTGCGCCGGATGCAGCAGCAGCCGGGGGGCGCGACCTATCTGCAGCAGGCTGACAGCCGGATGTGGGCTGAACTGCAGCAGGATCTTGGCGCTGCCGTTGCCCGCCGCAGCCGGGTGATCCGCGATGCACTCTGCGGGACAGCAGCTGAGGCCGCCGCGG comes from the Spirochaeta africana DSM 8902 genome and includes:
- a CDS encoding response regulator; this translates as MAAHRILVVEDEDAIRLTMRDFLVRKGHEVHLASDGVGAIKMLIDNPAIELMVTDYRMNILGGDYWIKFLQRFLPELPIIVTSGFLRPEFEIPYEVMYKPFDYNELEQHILAMLA
- the eno gene encoding phosphopyruvate hydratase, with product MSMIEYVEAREILDSRGNPTVEVDVVLEDGSFGRAAVPSGASTGEHEAVELRDGDKSRYMGKGVLKAVENVNDIIAAEIEGMDALDQVALDRTLIELDGTENKGKLGANAMLGVSMAVARAAADHLGLPLFKYLGAYKACTLPVPMANIINGGSHADNSVDFQEFMVMPVGAEDFRGALRMTAEIFHNLKAVLKGRGYSTAVGDEGGFAPNLKSNEEAVEVILEAITKAGYKPGEDVYIALDPAASEFYDADKKKYIFKKSDGRELSSEEMASYWADWAGKYPIISIEDGMDENDWDGWKALTDKIGDKVQLVGDDLFVTNTKRLSTGIEKGIANSILIKVNQIGTLTETFEAVEMAKRAGYTAIVSHRSGETEDAFIADLVVGLGTGQIKTGSMSRSDRLAKYNQLLRIEDMLEDIAEYPGMAAFYSVSR
- a CDS encoding proline--tRNA ligase, giving the protein MRYSRLFTRTMRHTPREVQAPSHQLLLRGGYIRQIGHGLFGYLPLGQRVVQNIKRLIRAEMERLEGNEISVPLVNPREIWESSGRIELVGRDLVQFSDAAGRGLVLAPTHEEAVVEMVRSSLTSYRDLPLFVYQFQQKYRDERRARHGLLRLHEFLMKDGYSFHRNFSDLNNFFPRVFAAYERIFRACGLNVVPVEAGVGFMGGERAYEFHVASPIGDDVIIRCEGCGYTANREVAVGHKPSYGGTPRPMETVDTPGCDSMQKLSRYLDLPRHSLAKSMMFRTARHLVMAVVRADFQVSVEKLRQASGEAILGMARPADLRSAGLVPGYFSPIGLEQELIVVVDDAVANTPNLVFGANEPERHHININFGRDYEACRVADISRITRRHSCQHCGGELHEQSTVELGNIFRLGTFYSERMGLEIQEEHSKRVYPYMGSYGIGIDRLLAAVVEQYHDRRGIAWPFELAPYPGYLISLGRSLRVREFTEMLHRELGDLVLYDDRGDSISSKMKDAELLGIPYILVVSPDSIASGMVEVIERSGGGSKKIPPAQLEEILTSKDGFRNAV
- a CDS encoding GNAT family N-acetyltransferase; this encodes MQFDLTPELIDQLLFAMENQEDEFVLDAELSLVVPLHQLPDIDAPDEQRFYAIPAWRPADGFRTMEAFCAQLHNPVYRERLFEILSSGRRVFRRFKDVLRERPALEQRWKQFKLRTMKRALHAWYDSLRDAWGLERLGDEPECDEELIHTEFSLRRMQQQPGGATYLQQADSRMWAELQQDLGAAVARRSRVIRDALCGTAAEAAAGSGGMVLVGVAPDGELVGSVWLACSHGSETAELAGLYVEPEFRGIGLGEALLEQGMQQLQQEYPGCSLLCMDVLGKARALQGSLDRQGAAAYGTRYVVSLTQ